The following proteins are co-located in the Halorussus caseinilyticus genome:
- a CDS encoding InlB B-repeat-containing protein, translating into MEVRTGLVIVLLILSSLSPVVGATQSYQEPDPDIGVAAPGQVTVGEQFTITVEGANYGGTAGKYSTISVSFPRHQTDSHIDSVYTDLSFDLTREEGDTIYDKYGNEMVADYALAEAGVGGSGTWYGGSRRQMSVRVTPQEAGTFVFYARVTLTDDDDPDRKFNAPQYGDTNDQQNFEVRRYEVDVQSKTRTLDVDVPSSNGGVSLSPPYSTYHGGTSQNYEVGTDVTVEAKPFSGYKFDHWEGDHPYGEEDSKSITVEMDEDRSLTPVFEEKTTEYDLDVDASGNGDVQLSPPYDTYSSYVSRQYEEGTDVTLEADPESGYNFDYWQGDHPYGEEDSRTITVEMDEAKSLTPVFVEEVTEYDLDVDASGNGEVEVSPPYDTYSSYASREYEEGSDVTLEADPESGYKFDHWEGDHPYGEENSETITVEMDGDKSLTPVFVEEVSEYDLEVDSSGNGDVELSPPYDTYTSIVTQTYEEGTDVTLEADPESGYKFDHWEGDHPYGEENSETITVEMDEAKSLTPVFAEEVSEYDLDVASPGTEGDVDVSPSGSSYGGIRTYEGGTEVTLEANPAEGNVFDHWEGDYPSGDRDSERITVEMTGDKSLTPVFADANTEPIADIDPSSPTPTIGEVVTFDAAASRDPDGRVETYRWTVNGGNEKRGESVSYEFADSGEYTVELTVEDGDGDTATKRYSVTVRDRPSVSVSTDVTRPKTGQQVPLSASSDDSDVEFEWDTDDDGDFEASGSKVAPSFEVGGKHRVRVRVTDSSGVVNTATKVVEVQKNADFQLTSHRGTVVAGEESAIVTFRISNIVDDENLNAKLELDLPDTGVSVSGVSGGSLASPKSTKFVEVTPDDDETLQVRLQINEPGTYEITGQARYYFAGQDDRREQTVGPVTITAGSSESALKDDSRTGSDSGSGVGTTSEGGSPGFGFVQAALAGLLVVAWLGRRAS; encoded by the coding sequence ATGGAAGTTCGTACGGGTCTCGTTATCGTCCTTCTGATTCTTTCTTCGCTCTCGCCGGTCGTCGGTGCGACTCAGAGTTATCAGGAACCCGACCCCGACATCGGGGTCGCCGCGCCGGGTCAAGTGACGGTCGGAGAACAGTTCACTATCACGGTAGAAGGAGCGAACTACGGCGGGACGGCGGGCAAGTACTCGACTATCTCGGTGTCGTTCCCGCGCCACCAGACCGACAGTCACATCGATAGCGTCTACACCGACCTGTCGTTCGACCTCACCAGAGAGGAAGGCGACACCATCTACGACAAGTACGGCAACGAGATGGTCGCAGACTACGCCCTCGCCGAGGCGGGCGTCGGCGGGTCCGGGACGTGGTACGGCGGGTCGCGCCGCCAGATGTCGGTCCGAGTGACTCCCCAAGAGGCCGGGACGTTCGTCTTCTACGCCCGCGTCACCCTGACCGACGACGACGACCCCGACCGGAAGTTCAACGCCCCCCAGTACGGCGACACGAACGACCAACAGAACTTCGAGGTCCGTCGCTACGAGGTCGATGTCCAGTCGAAGACCCGCACGCTGGACGTAGACGTTCCGTCCTCGAACGGCGGGGTCAGTCTGAGTCCGCCCTACTCGACCTACCACGGCGGAACGTCCCAGAACTACGAGGTCGGAACCGACGTGACGGTCGAAGCCAAACCCTTCTCGGGGTACAAGTTCGACCACTGGGAGGGCGACCACCCCTACGGCGAGGAGGACTCGAAGTCGATTACGGTGGAGATGGACGAGGACAGGTCGCTGACGCCCGTCTTCGAGGAGAAGACGACCGAGTACGACCTCGACGTGGACGCCTCGGGCAACGGCGACGTGCAACTCTCGCCGCCCTACGACACCTACAGTAGCTACGTCTCGCGCCAGTACGAGGAAGGGACGGACGTGACTTTAGAGGCCGACCCGGAGAGTGGCTACAACTTCGACTACTGGCAGGGCGACCACCCCTACGGCGAAGAGGACTCCCGGACGATTACCGTCGAGATGGACGAGGCGAAGTCGTTGACGCCCGTCTTCGTGGAGGAGGTGACCGAGTACGACCTCGACGTGGACGCCTCGGGCAACGGCGAAGTCGAAGTCTCACCGCCCTACGACACCTACAGTAGTTACGCCTCGCGCGAGTACGAGGAAGGGTCGGACGTGACCTTGGAGGCCGACCCGGAGAGTGGCTACAAGTTCGACCACTGGGAGGGCGACCACCCCTACGGCGAGGAGAACTCCGAGACGATTACCGTCGAGATGGACGGCGACAAGTCGCTGACGCCCGTCTTCGTGGAGGAGGTGTCGGAGTACGACCTCGAAGTGGACTCCTCGGGCAACGGCGACGTGGAACTCTCGCCGCCCTACGACACCTACACCAGCATCGTCACCCAGACCTACGAGGAAGGGACGGACGTGACCTTGGAGGCCGACCCGGAGAGTGGCTACAAGTTCGACCACTGGGAGGGCGACCACCCCTACGGCGAGGAGAACTCCGAGACGATTACCGTCGAGATGGACGAGGCGAAGTCGTTGACGCCCGTCTTCGCGGAGGAAGTCTCGGAGTACGACCTCGACGTTGCGTCTCCGGGGACCGAGGGCGACGTGGACGTGTCCCCCTCCGGGAGTTCCTACGGCGGAATCCGGACCTACGAGGGGGGTACGGAGGTGACGCTGGAGGCGAATCCGGCGGAGGGCAACGTCTTCGACCACTGGGAGGGCGACTACCCGTCCGGTGACAGGGATTCCGAGCGGATTACGGTCGAGATGACCGGCGACAAGTCGCTGACCCCGGTGTTCGCGGACGCGAACACGGAACCCATCGCCGACATCGACCCGAGTTCGCCGACGCCCACCATCGGGGAAGTCGTGACGTTCGACGCCGCGGCGTCCCGCGACCCGGACGGTCGGGTCGAAACCTACCGGTGGACGGTCAACGGCGGCAACGAGAAGCGTGGCGAGTCGGTCTCCTACGAGTTCGCCGACTCCGGCGAGTACACCGTCGAGTTGACCGTCGAAGACGGCGACGGCGACACCGCGACGAAGCGATACAGCGTGACGGTTCGGGACCGCCCGTCGGTGTCGGTATCGACCGACGTGACCCGGCCCAAGACCGGCCAGCAGGTGCCACTGTCCGCCTCGTCGGACGACTCGGACGTGGAGTTCGAGTGGGACACCGACGACGACGGCGACTTCGAGGCGTCGGGGTCGAAGGTCGCACCGTCGTTCGAGGTGGGCGGCAAGCACCGGGTCCGGGTCCGCGTGACCGACTCCAGCGGCGTCGTCAACACCGCGACGAAGGTCGTCGAAGTCCAGAAGAACGCGGACTTCCAACTCACCTCGCATCGCGGGACGGTCGTCGCGGGCGAGGAGTCGGCCATCGTCACGTTCAGAATCTCGAACATCGTGGACGACGAGAACCTGAACGCGAAACTCGAACTGGACCTCCCCGACACGGGCGTCTCGGTTTCGGGAGTCAGCGGCGGCAGTCTGGCTAGCCCGAAGTCCACGAAGTTCGTCGAAGTCACGCCCGACGACGACGAGACCCTGCAAGTTCGCCTCCAGATAAACGAACCCGGCACGTACGAGATTACGGGGCAGGCGCGGTACTACTTCGCCGGGCAGGACGACCGGCGCGAGCAGACGGTCGGCCCGGTCACGATTACCGCCGGGTCCTCGGAGTCCGCACTGAAGGACGACTCTCGGACGGGAAGCGACTCCGGGTCCGGGGTCGGGACGACTTCCGAGGGGGGAAGCCCCGGATTCGGGTTCGTGCAGGCGGCGCTCGCGGGACTGCTCGTCGTCGCGTGGTTGGGTCGGCGAGCGTCGTAG
- a CDS encoding SLC13 family permease, with the protein MKVPRPETEVPRPENWLVVLAVAAATLGVAAAPTPAGLTPTGQRALATAVFAAGLWITGALPLAVTALTVPVWLVALGVYPTLAAALTGFADPIVFLFLATFVLAAALRKHGLDRRVALELLGRVGTTPRRVVLGVMVTTAVLSMLVSNTATVALMAPIAVGVVRQIDAAADRSVENLHTATLLGVAYAGSIGGIGTLVGTPPNAIVVAQLADAGYEIDFAEWSVVGLPTVAATLPLSWYLLVRLYPPEEVDVSAARATARRSATEAGPLDRSARRVAAIFVAVAALWVVGGLDFLFAGVLPPEWQTTLFGGEGPRIFAAASAGGYQGLLYFVVVGLAAIPVLFLAGGVEWDDVERIDWGTLLLFGGGLTLADALSDTGATEWLAGAVLAAFGDAPLAVLLAAIVALTVALSELASNTATAAVLAPVLIEVGTELPASGVETAVLLPIASAVAASYGFALPVATPPNAIVFGTGEVTRGQMLRAGSVLDAVFVVVTTGVLLALAATLLPGVA; encoded by the coding sequence ATGAAGGTCCCGCGCCCGGAGACGGAGGTCCCGCGCCCCGAAAACTGGCTGGTCGTCCTCGCTGTCGCGGCCGCGACCCTCGGGGTCGCGGCCGCGCCGACGCCCGCGGGACTGACGCCGACCGGCCAGCGCGCGCTCGCTACCGCGGTGTTCGCGGCGGGTCTCTGGATTACCGGGGCGCTCCCGCTGGCCGTGACCGCGCTGACCGTTCCCGTCTGGTTGGTCGCGCTGGGCGTCTACCCGACGCTCGCGGCGGCGCTGACCGGGTTCGCCGACCCCATCGTCTTCCTCTTTCTCGCCACGTTCGTCCTCGCGGCGGCGCTCCGGAAGCACGGACTCGACCGGCGGGTCGCGCTCGAACTGCTCGGCCGGGTCGGGACGACGCCCCGCCGGGTCGTCCTCGGGGTGATGGTCACGACGGCGGTCCTCTCGATGCTGGTCTCGAACACCGCCACCGTCGCGCTGATGGCCCCCATCGCGGTGGGCGTGGTCCGCCAAATCGACGCCGCGGCCGACCGGTCGGTCGAGAACCTCCACACCGCGACCCTGCTCGGGGTGGCCTACGCCGGGAGCATCGGCGGCATCGGCACGCTGGTCGGCACGCCGCCCAACGCCATCGTGGTCGCGCAACTCGCGGACGCCGGGTACGAAATCGACTTCGCGGAGTGGTCGGTCGTCGGTCTCCCCACCGTCGCGGCGACTCTGCCGCTTTCGTGGTACCTGCTGGTCCGACTCTACCCGCCCGAGGAGGTGGACGTGTCCGCCGCGCGCGCCACCGCCCGCCGGTCGGCGACCGAGGCGGGACCCCTCGACAGGTCGGCCCGGAGAGTCGCCGCGATTTTCGTCGCCGTCGCCGCGCTCTGGGTCGTGGGCGGTCTCGACTTCCTCTTCGCGGGCGTCCTGCCTCCGGAGTGGCAGACGACGCTGTTCGGTGGCGAGGGACCGCGGATTTTCGCCGCGGCAAGCGCGGGCGGCTATCAGGGCCTGCTCTACTTCGTCGTGGTCGGGTTGGCCGCGATTCCGGTGCTGTTCCTCGCGGGCGGCGTCGAGTGGGACGACGTGGAGCGCATCGACTGGGGAACCCTGCTTCTGTTCGGCGGCGGTCTCACGCTCGCGGACGCGCTCTCGGACACGGGCGCGACCGAGTGGCTGGCGGGCGCGGTGCTGGCGGCGTTCGGGGACGCGCCGCTCGCAGTCCTGCTCGCGGCAATCGTCGCGCTGACCGTCGCGCTGAGCGAACTCGCGTCGAACACCGCGACTGCGGCCGTCCTCGCGCCCGTCCTCATCGAAGTCGGGACCGAACTCCCCGCCTCGGGCGTCGAGACGGCCGTCCTCCTCCCGATAGCCAGCGCGGTGGCCGCGAGTTACGGGTTCGCGCTCCCGGTGGCGACCCCGCCCAACGCCATCGTCTTCGGAACCGGCGAGGTCACGCGCGGCCAGATGCTCCGGGCGGGGTCGGTGCTGGACGCGGTGTTCGTGGTCGTGACGACCGGCGTGCTGTTGGCGCTGGCCGCGACGCTCCTGCCGGGCGTGGCGTGA
- a CDS encoding pentapeptide repeat-containing protein: MTKNRPDRRTCEFTLSADEYDGDGPCLVGAKSLREDADWTCPRPKHHDDRCLFHLSPEERRELEIDDEAVRDRFLEELRQSHDGVDEALRRKQFVGATFGDLDLRNVDIDSEDNHPIDLRHAEIRGELTLRRGELYDPIYFAGAVFHGPVTFKFAVFGDNTAFEYAHFADRVDFGQATFQSGIDFLKTEFSKSVSFEEATFEREQTFFIDTKFNADYEKDAIVNFEKVTFERDAYFSGSAFRARTSFEKARFKEEAVFKMLSDEEVSQYNQAAFHDEQNLERRKTTFTRYSNFERCTFHADAYFNDILFESDASFEESTFRNRANFKQVTFDESADFSKADFESNASFYDARFEESATFWDAVFGRKVFVDDATFGSRAKFKDVVFEGKVTFNDASFGQTATFEAAIFERTATFAETSFERPPTFETTTFRRTVNFTEYDVTTGGTVNLREATIASGTIQRPPEGVVFDVSDGTLGDVAISSRRNSAERVNSCGGEGSVFRQFECVNTSFDGFDFAEYRDELELADWNLHSTVGDSDPRASDLEATYLKAKNGANAVGDSTAASKFFQKEMRYRGKAHRERDSWLNYVRNRLLGLTSSYGESPWKTVAASLVVVAAFTVVYIVTSILDDSEIPSRGDPNAAESATAFDSTGGALASAVQRSAETDPTLWQTTVHAFELSWEAFLSILLGSTFFKLPYRIIIYVEAFIGGFLVAMFFFTLTRSIHR, translated from the coding sequence ATGACGAAAAATCGACCGGACCGGAGGACGTGCGAGTTCACGCTTTCGGCCGACGAGTACGACGGCGACGGACCCTGCTTGGTGGGTGCGAAGTCGCTCCGGGAGGACGCCGACTGGACGTGCCCGCGGCCGAAACACCACGACGACCGCTGTCTCTTCCACCTGAGTCCCGAAGAGCGGCGCGAACTCGAAATCGACGACGAAGCAGTGCGCGACCGATTCCTCGAGGAGTTGCGCCAGTCTCACGACGGCGTAGACGAGGCGCTCAGACGCAAGCAGTTCGTCGGTGCCACGTTCGGGGACCTCGACCTCCGAAACGTCGATATTGACTCGGAGGACAACCACCCTATCGACCTCCGTCACGCCGAGATTCGCGGGGAACTGACGTTGCGCCGCGGGGAACTCTACGACCCCATCTACTTCGCTGGCGCGGTGTTCCACGGACCCGTGACGTTCAAATTCGCCGTCTTCGGCGACAACACCGCGTTCGAGTACGCCCACTTCGCCGACAGGGTTGACTTCGGGCAGGCGACGTTCCAGTCGGGCATCGACTTCCTGAAGACGGAGTTCTCCAAGTCGGTGTCGTTCGAGGAAGCGACGTTCGAGCGAGAACAGACGTTCTTCATCGACACGAAGTTCAACGCCGACTACGAGAAAGACGCAATCGTCAACTTCGAGAAAGTCACCTTCGAACGCGACGCCTACTTCAGCGGTTCGGCGTTTCGGGCGCGTACGTCGTTCGAGAAGGCCCGCTTCAAGGAGGAAGCCGTCTTCAAGATGCTCTCGGACGAGGAAGTGAGCCAGTACAACCAAGCGGCGTTCCACGACGAGCAAAATCTGGAGCGACGGAAGACGACGTTCACGAGATACTCGAACTTCGAGCGGTGTACCTTCCACGCCGACGCGTACTTCAACGACATCCTGTTCGAGTCCGACGCCAGTTTCGAGGAGTCCACCTTCCGGAACCGGGCGAACTTCAAGCAGGTGACGTTCGATGAGTCGGCCGACTTCTCGAAGGCCGACTTCGAGTCGAACGCGAGTTTCTACGACGCGAGATTCGAGGAGTCGGCGACCTTCTGGGACGCCGTATTCGGCCGGAAGGTGTTCGTGGACGACGCGACGTTCGGGAGTAGAGCGAAGTTCAAGGATGTCGTCTTCGAGGGGAAAGTCACGTTCAACGACGCTTCGTTCGGGCAGACCGCCACGTTCGAGGCGGCCATCTTCGAGCGGACGGCGACGTTCGCCGAAACGTCGTTCGAGCGACCCCCGACCTTCGAGACGACGACGTTCCGCCGGACGGTGAACTTCACCGAGTACGACGTGACGACCGGCGGGACGGTGAACCTGCGCGAGGCGACGATTGCCTCCGGGACGATTCAACGACCGCCCGAGGGCGTGGTCTTCGACGTGTCGGACGGGACACTCGGCGACGTAGCGATTTCCAGTCGGCGGAACTCGGCCGAACGTGTCAATTCGTGCGGCGGGGAGGGGAGCGTCTTCCGGCAGTTCGAGTGCGTCAACACTTCCTTCGACGGGTTCGACTTCGCGGAGTACCGGGACGAACTCGAACTGGCCGACTGGAATCTCCACTCGACGGTCGGGGACTCAGACCCCCGCGCGTCCGACCTCGAAGCGACTTACCTCAAGGCCAAGAACGGCGCGAACGCCGTCGGCGACAGCACCGCGGCGTCGAAGTTCTTCCAGAAGGAGATGCGGTACCGGGGGAAAGCCCACCGGGAGCGCGACAGTTGGCTGAACTACGTTCGGAACCGACTGCTCGGTCTCACGTCCTCCTACGGCGAGAGTCCGTGGAAGACGGTCGCCGCCTCGCTCGTCGTCGTGGCCGCGTTTACCGTCGTCTACATCGTGACCTCCATTCTGGACGACTCGGAAATCCCGTCGCGCGGCGACCCGAACGCGGCCGAAAGCGCCACTGCGTTCGACTCTACCGGGGGTGCGCTCGCGTCGGCAGTACAGCGGTCCGCCGAGACCGACCCGACGCTCTGGCAGACGACCGTCCACGCCTTCGAGTTGAGTTGGGAGGCGTTCCTCTCGATTCTCCTCGGTTCGACGTTCTTCAAGCTACCCTACCGAATCATCATCTACGTCGAAGCTTTCATCGGCGGCTTTCTCGTCGCCATGTTCTTCTTCACGCTCACGCGTTCTATCCACCGCTAA
- a CDS encoding SHOCT domain-containing protein: MATNAQLSRIAIVAVALLLLLPVVMMLFAWPLMGMGWWMHGPVDGQVGPGGFGGGTPTWMFGFWIVGLLVFVGVGYLLVRSVSNGESDPALEELRRAYARGDLSDEEFEERRQRLRE, encoded by the coding sequence ATGGCGACGAACGCACAACTCTCGCGCATCGCCATCGTCGCGGTTGCGCTCCTCCTGTTGCTCCCGGTAGTGATGATGCTGTTCGCGTGGCCGCTGATGGGGATGGGATGGTGGATGCACGGTCCGGTGGACGGACAGGTCGGTCCCGGCGGATTCGGCGGCGGGACGCCGACGTGGATGTTCGGCTTCTGGATAGTCGGCCTGCTGGTGTTCGTCGGCGTCGGCTACCTGCTCGTCCGGTCGGTGTCGAACGGCGAGTCCGACCCCGCGCTGGAGGAACTCCGCCGGGCGTACGCCCGCGGGGACCTCTCGGACGAGGAGTTCGAGGAGCGCCGTCAGCGACTACGCGAGTAA